The following DNA comes from Fusarium fujikuroi IMI 58289 draft genome, chromosome FFUJ_chr03.
TGGCCAAGTTGTGTTGATTACTGGTGGCGCCCAAGGTACGCGACAAGACATATATCATACGCAATGTCCATTGACCATTATATGTGCAGGAATTGGCAAAGCTGCTGCAAACCTCCTGGCTTCTAAAGGAGGAAGAATCATCATAGCCGACGTCGATAAGTCAAAAGCTAGCGCGACTGTTCAAGAACTACAATCCGGCGGTTATGAAGCAGCCTACATTATTGGTGACGCCCTTGAAGACGGCTTTGCAGAAAAGACTGTGGCTTTTGCCCTTGAAACTTTTGGGAAAGTCCATTGTCTCATTAACGGCGCTGGTTTCTGTTACGATGCTGCAATCCACAAGATGGATGACGATAAGTTTGATGTGATTATGAAAATTCATAATTATGTTCCTTTCAGGATGGTTCGTGCTTTGTCGTCACATTGGATGGCCCGAGAGAATCGTGAAATGCCGAAAACCATCATCAATATCTCATCCACATCAGGGCTACATGGACAAATGGGACAAATCAACTACTCCACAGCTAAGATGGGTATAGTCGGCCAAACGAAAACTATTGCCTCAGAATGGGCCAGGTATGTTAATTGCATCTTTCAATCGCAATGCAGCTAAAAGCTCATAACTTCTAGGTACGGGGTTAGATGCAATGCCGTAGCATATGGATGGATAGATACTCGAATCACAAGACCACCTACAAGTGATGAGACTGTTGTCGTCGGGGGCAAGACTATCCAGACGGGCATTCCTATCGCTGCTAAGAAGTTTCGCGATGTATCAGAAATACCCTTATCGCGCCCAGGGACAGTCGAGGATGCTGCGGGGGTTATTCTATTCCTTGCCAGCCCTTTGTCGGCATATGTAACTGGATCATGTATCGAGTGTGCTGGAGGACGATACTTGTAGTTGCGTATATGAGTGAGCCTTATTATTCGACTGAGGGTTGTGGTTAATTGGGCGCAGAGACAACGATTCCAGCTTGCTCTATTCAGCAGTTagagtaataatattatataaacgCTACTCGATGTTGCCGTGTAATGTAAACTGTTTGATATGTCATACTTTCTATACTTGTCTTATTGCCCATATTATCTTGGGCAAATGTGTGAGCGGCTGGTATGCTTCCTGAAGTGTGTTTGAGAAGTGGTCTTTAGAGTTAAATCTGGCCAAGAGATGGCGTAAAACACATACTTTACATTATATATTTTCAGGCTCCGTATTCCAATTAAACTATTCCGGCAGCCAGACACTTCTGGCTCAGAACATGAAGTAAGAGTTTAAAGAGGTGGTTAATCAACTGTTAGAGGTAGAACCTAATAAATACATACCGTCGTAATGTTGAGAACCTCTGATACTAACTATTACAATTTAGAGGCAGGTACGCTCTGCTTTGCCGTTACCGAATCCAACTGCACATCCTTGAGCATTCTTTTGAGAACCTTGCCGGTTGGACTCTTGGGCAGCTCATCCACAAAAACGACACCGCCTCGGAGCTGTTTGTAACCAGACACCTGGCTATTCAGAAACTGGGCAATTGACTTGGCTGCAGACGGGCCTGCCTCGACCCCCTTTTTAGGCATTACATAAGCACGCACCAGGTCCGATGAGGCCTCCTCGCTCCAAATACCACACACTGCTACCTCTTCGACAGCCGGGTGGTGGACCAGTATCTCTTCAAGTTCTACTGGTGACACCTGGAATCTATTCATTCGTTGTAAGTATAAATGTCCGGAGAAAAAGGTTATATGGTCATGCTCACCCATTGTACTTGATTGTGTCTTTCAGGCGGCCTTTAACGACTAGATAGCCACTGCAATCAATATATCCCAGGTCTCCTGTTTTATACCAGCCACCTTCCAGCATATCTTTTGCCGTAGCCTCCGGGTCACGGAGATACCCCCTAGAGTATTATCAGCAACTACCCTTTAAGTAAGAAAGGGATAAGGTACTTACATCATGATGTTGGGGCCTCGCAACGTGATTTCACCTGGTTCTTCGGACCCTACATCGTTTCCGCTATCATCCAGAAATCTCATTTCGAGATTTGCTACTGCTTTTCCTGAGGCATTGGGTGACATATCCTTGTCCCGAACACCACTCTGAACACACGCACCAGAAGCCTCAGTGCATCCGTAAGCTGACCACTGTGAGTAGAACGAAAGTTAGTTGACAGTGGAGGCTTACTTTGACAGAGGACTACGTGGGGGAACACGCTTC
Coding sequences within:
- a CDS encoding related to 3-oxoacyl-(acyl carrier protein) reductase, coding for MSSRIQNITNHLAPDGDQTTRLMKGDPSRIDGQVVLITGGAQGIGKAAANLLASKGGRIIIADVDKSKASATVQELQSGGYEAAYIIGDALEDGFAEKTVAFALETFGKVHCLINGAGFCYDAAIHKMDDDKFDVIMKIHNYVPFRMVRALSSHWMARENREMPKTIINISSTSGLHGQMGQINYSTAKMGIVGQTKTIASEWARYGVRCNAVAYGWIDTRITRPPTSDETVVVGGKTIQTGIPIAAKKFRDVSEIPLSRPGTVEDAAGVILFLASPLSAYVTGSCIECAGGRYL